One stretch of Fictibacillus sp. b24 DNA includes these proteins:
- the bioA gene encoding adenosylmethionine--8-amino-7-oxononanoate transaminase gives MNQQTLLENSKKHLWLPFTQMTDYERDPLIIESGEGVRLRDIYGNEYLDGYSSLWLNIHGHRKKEIDEAIKKQLDSIAHSTLLGASNVPAIELAKKLVEITPSNLTRTFYSDSGAESVEIAIKMAYQYWHNKGYTSKRKFVTLTNGYHGDTVGAISVGAVDLYHRVYGSLMFESIKAPFPLVYRHESEHLDVIRDEALDELHKIFEKHNEEIAAITVEALIQGAGGMNIMPPGYLKGVEKLCRKFNILLIVDEVATGFGRTGKMFAIEHEDVQPDLMTIAKGITGGYLPIAATMATEEIYDAFYGEYEEFKTFFHGHSYTGNQLGCAAALANLKIYEQENLIDKVQEKMAYIAYELQNIEELKHVGDVRQLGLMCGIELVMDKQTKEPFPWQERIGYKSTLRMRQLGMLTRPLGDVVVFMPPLASSKEELSEMISILKQGIEETTEAFVSVN, from the coding sequence ATGAACCAGCAGACCCTTTTAGAGAACAGCAAAAAACATTTATGGCTGCCTTTTACACAAATGACAGATTACGAACGAGATCCCCTAATTATCGAGAGTGGTGAAGGGGTTAGACTAAGAGACATTTATGGAAATGAATACTTGGACGGCTACTCATCGCTTTGGCTGAATATACATGGTCACCGCAAAAAGGAGATTGATGAGGCAATCAAAAAGCAGCTTGATTCAATCGCGCACTCTACCCTGCTCGGAGCTTCGAATGTTCCAGCCATTGAACTGGCAAAAAAATTGGTAGAGATTACACCTAGTAACTTAACACGTACCTTTTATTCGGATAGCGGTGCTGAATCTGTTGAGATCGCAATCAAGATGGCTTATCAATATTGGCATAACAAAGGTTATACCTCTAAGCGAAAATTTGTAACGTTAACCAACGGATATCACGGAGACACAGTCGGTGCTATTTCTGTAGGAGCTGTAGATCTTTATCACCGCGTGTACGGTTCTCTTATGTTCGAATCCATTAAGGCACCTTTTCCTCTTGTTTATCGTCATGAGAGTGAGCATTTAGATGTTATTCGTGATGAAGCTTTGGATGAGCTGCACAAAATATTTGAGAAGCACAATGAAGAGATCGCGGCCATAACGGTAGAAGCTCTTATTCAAGGAGCAGGAGGAATGAATATTATGCCACCTGGCTATTTGAAGGGTGTCGAAAAGCTTTGCCGAAAGTTTAATATTCTTTTGATTGTAGATGAAGTCGCAACTGGCTTTGGCCGAACGGGTAAAATGTTTGCAATTGAACACGAGGATGTTCAACCAGATCTGATGACAATTGCAAAAGGAATAACCGGGGGATATTTACCGATTGCTGCGACCATGGCAACTGAAGAAATTTATGATGCTTTTTATGGGGAATACGAAGAGTTTAAAACCTTTTTCCACGGCCATTCGTACACAGGAAACCAGCTTGGCTGCGCGGCAGCACTTGCCAATCTAAAAATATACGAACAGGAAAACTTGATAGATAAAGTGCAAGAAAAAATGGCATATATAGCGTATGAACTGCAAAATATTGAGGAATTAAAACATGTTGGTGATGTCCGCCAGCTGGGGTTAATGTGCGGCATTGAGCTCGTGATGGATAAACAGACGAAAGAACCTTTTCCATGGCAAGAACGCATCGGCTATAAGTCAACTTTACGGATGCGGCAACTTGGCATGTTAACAAGGCCACTTGGTGATGTTGTTGTCTTTATGCCCCCGCTTGCAAGCTCCAAAGAAGAGCTTAGTGAAATGATTTCTATCTTAAAACAAGGAATTGAAGAAACCACAGAAGCGTTTGTAAGTGTGAATTAA
- a CDS encoding TetR family transcriptional regulator — translation MAEPLTREQILDTTEQVLRRFGLDKTSVVDVARALGVSHGTLYRHFASKAALKEAVAERWLHEVSTPLGKMVDEEGSAFDKVRSWIERLIHIKQSKAKEDPELFAMYNALAEESVEAITAHIHELIAQLTKIVEEGIQGGEFQKRNAHEQAAALFFATARFHHPALAKEWTSPHIKQEFEHVWSLIMSGLVKES, via the coding sequence ATGGCAGAACCTTTAACGAGGGAACAAATTTTAGATACAACCGAACAAGTTCTTCGTCGCTTCGGACTGGATAAAACGTCAGTCGTTGATGTAGCTCGTGCGCTCGGTGTGAGTCATGGGACATTGTATCGTCATTTTGCAAGCAAGGCTGCGCTAAAAGAAGCGGTTGCTGAACGCTGGCTACATGAAGTGTCCACACCACTCGGGAAAATGGTTGATGAAGAAGGCTCGGCGTTCGATAAAGTGAGAAGCTGGATCGAAAGACTCATTCATATCAAGCAGTCGAAGGCGAAGGAAGATCCGGAATTGTTTGCGATGTATAACGCGCTTGCTGAGGAATCCGTTGAGGCCATCACCGCACATATTCACGAACTGATCGCTCAATTAACAAAGATTGTTGAAGAGGGTATTCAGGGTGGCGAGTTTCAAAAGCGTAATGCTCATGAACAGGCTGCAGCTCTTTTTTTTGCTACGGCTCGGTTTCATCACCCAGCGCTTGCAAAAGAATGGACATCACCGCATATTAAGCAAGAATTTGAACATGTGTGGAGTTTGATTATGTCAGGTCTAGTAAAGGAATCATAA